ACAGATGGCATATTCATACTTTGATGGAGATTCTTACTGGTTCATAGATGCAAATACAGGGGATATGATTGCTGTTCCTGCATCTGTTTTAGGAGATGAAGCACAATTCCTTAAAGAAGGAATGGAAGTCTTTATTTTCCTTGATAAAGGACAACCAATAGGCGTGGAATTACCAAAATCCGCTGTTTATGAAGTAATTGAAACAGAACCCGGGTTCAAAGGAGACACAGCAACATCAACACTTAAACCTGCAAAAATAGACACAGGAGCTACTGTTCAGGTGCCATTATTTATAAATGAAGGAGATAAAATAAAAATAGATACAAGGACAGGTAAGTATATAGAAAGAGTTAACTAAGAGGGGTTTTATTATGGATAAGAACCTTATTTTTGAAATTATTGAAAAGATTAAAGGAACAAAAATAGAAGAGGTTGAATTTGAAACAGAGAAGGGGAGAATAAAAATAAAGCAGTATGTAGGTCCTAAAAAGGAAGTGGTTTCTGCACCTCAACCAGTAGTAGAAGTAAAAGAGGAAATAAAAGCACCTGCAACAGTTGAAGTTGAGAAAGATGGTTCAAAGAAATACCACGTTATAAAATCTCCACTGGTTGGAACATTTTACAGAGCACCATCTCCTGGAGCTCCTCCTTTTGTTGAGGAAGGGGATATGGTTTCTAAAGGGCAGGTTTTATGTATTATAGAAGCCCTTAAAGTTATGAATGAGATTGAAAGTGATGTAAACGGAAAGGTTGTAAAAATTCTGGTAGAAAATGGTCAGCCTGTAGAATATGGTCAGGAACTTTTCTATATAGAACCTGTGTAGAGGTAAGGTGAATGGTAAATAGTATTTTAATAACCGGCGGTGCTGGTTTTATCGGCGCTAATCTTGCCCTTGAACTTCAGGAAAGATACCCAAAGGCAAAAATTTTGATACTTGATGATTTTTCCAGTGCAAACTTTAAAAACCTAAAAAAATTCAAAGGCGAAGTCCTTGCCTGTGATGTATCAACTGATGAACTATTTTTTAAAGTGGATGATTTTCAGCCTGAGCTTATTTTCCACATGGCATCTATTACAGATACAACTGTTACAGACCAGGAACTTATGATGAGAAAAAATGTTGATGGGTTTAAAAATATACTTGAGCTGGCAGAGGATACGGAAGCTACCGTTGTTTACGCCTCTTCAGCCTCCGTCTACGGTAATGTAAAAGAAAAAGTCCCCCTTTCAGAAGATAGGGAGAAATCCCCTGAAAATGTTTATGCATTTTCAAAATACATTATGGATAATATTGCCCGTGATTTTTCAGAGCAAACAGGGTTGAAAGTGGTAGGTGTCAGATATTTCAACGTGTATGGTCCCGGAGAAGCACACAAAGGTAAATTCGCCAGCATGATATATCAGCTTTATCTCCAGATGAAAAAAAATAAAAGGCCAAGGATTTTTAAATGGGGTGAGCAGAAAAGGGATTTTGTTTATGTAAGGGATGCAGTGGATGCAACAATCCTTGCAAAAGAAGCTCCCCAATCTACCGTTTACAATGTAGGTTCAGGGGAGGCAAGGTCGTTTAACGAGGTTATTGCCTTGCTTAATAAAAATCTGGGAACAGATTTTGAACCTGAGTATTTTGATTGCCCTTACGATTTTTATCAGGAGTTTACACAGGCAGATATGAGAAAAATAAAAGAGGAGCTTGGCTTTGTTCCAAAGTATAATCTGGAAAAGGGAATTGAAGAATACATAGCTATCTTAGAAGGAAAAATAGATTATCCAATAAGGTAGAAAATTGAAAAGATTAAAGGTAAAAGTTCCGGCGACAACAGCAAATTTAGGGGCAGGCTTTGATACTTTTGGTCTTGCCCTTACCTTATATAATGAATTTGAGGTTGAAGAACACGACGGAGTAGTCATACAGACTGTTCCTGAGAATAAATTTCTTGAAATTCCGGAAAATAATCTTTTTGTTCAGGTTTTGAAATATGCCTGCGAGAAAAGGGGTAAAACCTTCCACGGTGCCAAGGTAAAACAGATTACCAATGTCCCTGTAGCAAGAGGGCTTGGAAGCAGTGCGACAGCTATAGTGGCAGCAATTTTAATCAGTGCTGCTGTAAGTAAAACCCCTTTAACAGATGAATATTTTTTTGAGATTGCATATAAATTTGAGCCTCATCCTGACAATCTCCTTCCTGCATGGAAAGGAGGATTTGTTACTGCTTTAGTTGAAAATGGTAAAACATACTATCAACAGATAGATTTCCCTGATGATATAAAGGCTGTTGTTGCAATACCACAGCTTGAACTTTCCACAGAAAAAGCCCGTCAGGTTTTGCCAAAAGAAATTCCATTAAAAGACGGTATTTTCAATGTTCAGCGGGTGGCACTTTTCCTTGCAGCCCTCCAGAATAAAGATTATTCAGTTTTAAAAGTGGCTATGGAAGACAAATTCCATCAACCATACCGAAAACAACTAATTCCCGGTTTTGATGATGTTGTTTCTGCTGCTTACGAAAACGGAGCAATCGGTGCTTCTTTAAGCGGTGCAGGTTCAACAATTCTGGCTCTGGCAACTGATAATTTTGAAAAAATAGGTTCTTCAATGGTGCAGGCTTTTGAGAAAAACGGATTGGAAGCCCAATATAAAGTATTAGATATAGATAAGAAAGGGGCAGAGCTTATTATTTTAGAGTGATAATAAGTGTCTTTTATAATCCCCTTCAAATCCGGATACCTGAACAACTTTCTTCAAATATTAATAAATAAGGGGTAAAAATCCCCTTATTTTCCATTATGTATCAGGTTTAAAAATTCATTCCTTGTTTTTTCATCTTCTTTAAACACGCCTGTGAGTTTACTTGTAACAGTATAAGATGTTGGATTTTTAACCCCCCGCATAGCCATACAGAGATGGAGAGCTTCCATAACGACTGCTACACCTTTAGGTTTCAGTTCTTTTTCAAGGAAATGGGCAATTTCCTCGGTTAATCTTTCTTGAACCTGAGGTCTATATGCAAATTTGTTTACAACTCTAACCAGTTTTGAAAGTCCACATATTTTTTTATCTGGAATATATGCTATATGTGCTTTACCAAAAAATGGTAATAAATGATGTTCACATAGAGAATAAAACTGTATATCCCTGACTACAATCATTTCATCATATTCGCCAAATTCTTCAAAGACTGTTATATTAAAGTCTTCATAAGATTTAAATTCCTCCCATAACCTAACAATCCTATCAGGTGTATCTCTAAGACCTTCTCTGTCTGGGTCTTCCCCGATAGCTTCTAAAAAAAGCCTTACAGATTGTTTTAGCTTTTCTTTATCTATACTCATATATTAACTCCTTATGTTGATAATTGTTTTTCAACCCATTTTTTGTATTCTTCAAACTCTTTTTTGAGTTTTTCAAGTTCGGTTTTATGTCTTTCTGCTTCCTGTTTAGCCATTTCCAGTTCCATTTTTGCCTGCTGAATTTCAAG
This genomic window from Persephonella sp. IF05-L8 contains:
- the accB gene encoding acetyl-CoA carboxylase biotin carboxyl carrier protein translates to MDKNLIFEIIEKIKGTKIEEVEFETEKGRIKIKQYVGPKKEVVSAPQPVVEVKEEIKAPATVEVEKDGSKKYHVIKSPLVGTFYRAPSPGAPPFVEEGDMVSKGQVLCIIEALKVMNEIESDVNGKVVKILVENGQPVEYGQELFYIEPV
- the rfaD gene encoding ADP-glyceromanno-heptose 6-epimerase, with translation MVNSILITGGAGFIGANLALELQERYPKAKILILDDFSSANFKNLKKFKGEVLACDVSTDELFFKVDDFQPELIFHMASITDTTVTDQELMMRKNVDGFKNILELAEDTEATVVYASSASVYGNVKEKVPLSEDREKSPENVYAFSKYIMDNIARDFSEQTGLKVVGVRYFNVYGPGEAHKGKFASMIYQLYLQMKKNKRPRIFKWGEQKRDFVYVRDAVDATILAKEAPQSTVYNVGSGEARSFNEVIALLNKNLGTDFEPEYFDCPYDFYQEFTQADMRKIKEELGFVPKYNLEKGIEEYIAILEGKIDYPIR
- the folE gene encoding GTP cyclohydrolase I FolE, which translates into the protein MSIDKEKLKQSVRLFLEAIGEDPDREGLRDTPDRIVRLWEEFKSYEDFNITVFEEFGEYDEMIVVRDIQFYSLCEHHLLPFFGKAHIAYIPDKKICGLSKLVRVVNKFAYRPQVQERLTEEIAHFLEKELKPKGVAVVMEALHLCMAMRGVKNPTSYTVTSKLTGVFKEDEKTRNEFLNLIHNGK
- the efp gene encoding elongation factor P, with the translated sequence MGVKIGINQIKKDMFIVHDGQPYRVLDYDHVKPGKGQAFVRVKAKNMKTGNVIEITYKSSDSIELADFEQRQMAYSYFDGDSYWFIDANTGDMIAVPASVLGDEAQFLKEGMEVFIFLDKGQPIGVELPKSAVYEVIETEPGFKGDTATSTLKPAKIDTGATVQVPLFINEGDKIKIDTRTGKYIERVN
- the thrB gene encoding homoserine kinase, which codes for MKRLKVKVPATTANLGAGFDTFGLALTLYNEFEVEEHDGVVIQTVPENKFLEIPENNLFVQVLKYACEKRGKTFHGAKVKQITNVPVARGLGSSATAIVAAILISAAVSKTPLTDEYFFEIAYKFEPHPDNLLPAWKGGFVTALVENGKTYYQQIDFPDDIKAVVAIPQLELSTEKARQVLPKEIPLKDGIFNVQRVALFLAALQNKDYSVLKVAMEDKFHQPYRKQLIPGFDDVVSAAYENGAIGASLSGAGSTILALATDNFEKIGSSMVQAFEKNGLEAQYKVLDIDKKGAELIILE